One window of Strix aluco isolate bStrAlu1 chromosome 24, bStrAlu1.hap1, whole genome shotgun sequence genomic DNA carries:
- the P3H4 gene encoding endoplasmic reticulum protein SC65 yields the protein MGGAALALAVLAAGLCAAQYEEYSVRGFPAAALEPLQRAYARALAQYAGAQWAESARELEASLRLHRLLRDSEAHCHRRCAAPAEGDPAEEPPAEGDPAAWEWERELQLFGRLLRRAGCLRACKRDLPVFQLRYPPAQTLRDFQRRLPYQYLHYALFKSNKIEKAVSAAHTFLQKNPKHEMTLKYLNYYRTMLDVDEYLVDLEAQPYEPIFVRSVKLYNNGDFRSSAADMEQALAEYYKAYEDCLAGCEGAYELQEFKDFYPAIADHFVSVLQCKVDCETELTPNVGGYFVEKFVATMYHYLQFAYYKLNDVRDAVRSVSSYMLFDPGDAVMQQNLVYYRFHRERWRLQDEDFEPRPEAVRYHNRTAAQKKMLDFARQYLQADDEMEVDGGEGPAARDLPSDGEFEGEGDYEEGFFAEWWQEPKTKGDKADQETLR from the exons atgGGCGGCGCGGCGCTGGCGCTGGCGGTGCTGGCGGCGGGGCTGTGCGCGGCGCAGTACGAGGAGTACAGCGTGCGCGGATTCCCCGCGGCCGCGCTGGAGCCGCTGCAACGCGCCTACGCGCGGGCGCTGGCGCAGTACGCGGGCGCGCAGTGGGCGGAGAGCGCCCGGGAGCTGGAGGCCAGTCTGCGCCTCCACCGCCTGCTGCGCGACAGCGAAGCGCACTGCCACCGCCGCTGCGCCGCGCCCGCGGAGGGGGACCCCGCGGAGGAGCCCCCCGCGGAGGGGGACCCCGCGGCGTGGGAGTGGGagcgggagctgcagctcttcgGGCGGCTGCTGCGCCGCGCCGGCTGCCTGCGCGCCTGCAAGCGCGACCTGCCCGTCTTCCAGCTGCGCTACCCCCCCGCGCAAACGCTGCGCGACTTCCAGCGCCGCCTGCCCTACCAGTACCTGCACTACGCGCTCTTCAAG TCAAATAAGATCGAGAAGGCGGTGTCCGCTGCCCACACCTTCCTGCAGAAGAACCCCAAGCACGAGATGACCTTGAAGTACCTGAACTATTACCGGACGATGCTGGACGTGGATGAATACCTGGTCGACCTGGAGGCTCAGCCCTATGAG CCGATATTCGTGCGGTCGGTGAAGCTGTACAACAACGGGGACTTCCGGAGCAGCGCGGCCGACATGGAGCAGGCGCTGGCTGAGTACTACAAGGCCTACGAGGACTGCCTGGCCGGCTGCGAGGGCGCCTACGAGCTGCAGGAGTTCAAGGACTTCTACCCCGCCATCGCAG ACCACTTTGTGAGCGTGCTGCAGTGCAAGGTGGACTGCGAGACGGAGCTCACCCCCAACGTGGGCGGCTACTTCGTGGAGAAGTTCGTGGCCACCATGTACCACTACCTGCAGTTTGCCTACTACAAGC TGAACGACGTGCGGGACGCGGTGCGCAGCGTCTCCAGCTACATGCTCTTCGACCCGGGCGACGCCGTGATGCAGCAGAACCTGGTCTACTACCGCTTCCACCGCGAGCGCTGGCGCCTGCAGGACGAGGACTTCGAGCCCCGGCCG GAAGCCGTGCGCTACCACAACCGGACGGCGGCCCAGAAGAAGATGCTGGACTTCGCCCGGCAGTACCTGCAGGCTGACGATGAG ATGGAGGTGGACGGCGGCgaggggccggcggcgcgggacCTGCCCTCTGATGGCGAGTTCGAGGGCGAAGGCGACTACGAGGAGGGCTTCTTCGCAGAGTGGTGGCAGGAGCCCAAGACCAAGGGGGACAAAGCTGACCAAG AGACCCTGCGATGA